One stretch of Pseudomonas azotoformans DNA includes these proteins:
- the hflK gene encoding protease modulator HflK, translating into MTERDSPDSPWIQAGRLTFLALYAVTVLAALAWAFSNVRQIDPQNRAVVLHFGALDRIQNAGLLLAWPQPFEQVVLLPAADRVIERRVENLLRSDAATQADRVASFATPLSDALAGSGYLLTGDAGVVQLDVRVFYKVTEPYAFVLQGEHVLPALDRLVTRSAVALTAARDLDTILVARPELIGTDNGAAERRERLRGDLVQGINKRLVELASTGLGLGIEVTRVDVQSSLPGPAVNAFNAVLTASQQADKAVANARTDAEKLTQTATQQADRLVQVAHAQASERLANAQAQTATVASLAQVKDPGLLLRLYRERLPKILGQAGSVTTVDPKDDSRLIIQGAEQ; encoded by the coding sequence ATGACCGAGCGTGACAGCCCGGACAGCCCATGGATCCAGGCTGGGCGCCTGACGTTCCTGGCGCTGTACGCGGTGACGGTGCTGGCGGCACTGGCCTGGGCGTTTTCCAATGTGCGCCAGATCGACCCGCAGAACCGCGCTGTGGTGCTGCACTTCGGCGCCCTCGACCGCATCCAGAATGCCGGGCTGTTGCTGGCCTGGCCGCAGCCGTTCGAGCAGGTGGTGCTGTTGCCGGCGGCCGACCGGGTGATCGAGCGTCGGGTGGAGAACCTGTTGCGCTCCGATGCGGCGACCCAGGCCGACCGCGTCGCCAGTTTCGCCACGCCGTTGAGTGATGCACTGGCCGGGTCCGGTTACCTGCTGACCGGCGATGCCGGCGTGGTGCAGCTGGATGTGCGGGTGTTCTACAAAGTCACCGAGCCTTACGCCTTTGTGTTGCAGGGCGAGCATGTGCTGCCGGCCCTGGATCGACTGGTGACCCGCAGCGCCGTGGCCCTGACCGCCGCGCGTGACCTGGACACGATCCTGGTGGCCCGCCCCGAGCTGATCGGCACCGACAACGGCGCCGCCGAACGTCGCGAACGGCTGCGCGGCGACCTTGTGCAAGGCATTAACAAGCGCCTCGTGGAGCTGGCTTCCACAGGCTTGGGGTTGGGCATCGAAGTGACCCGCGTCGACGTGCAGTCGAGCCTGCCGGGCCCGGCGGTGAATGCCTTCAATGCGGTGCTCACCGCCAGCCAGCAGGCGGATAAAGCCGTGGCCAACGCGCGCACCGACGCCGAGAAACTCACCCAGACCGCGACCCAGCAGGCCGACCGCCTGGTGCAAGTCGCCCATGCCCAGGCCAGTGAACGCCTGGCCAATGCCCAGGCGCAAACCGCCACGGTCGCCAGCCTGGCCCAGGTGAAAGACCCGGGCTTGCTGCTGCGCCTGTACCGCGAGCGCCTGCCGAAGATTCTCGGCCAGGCCGGTTCGGTGACCACGGTCGATCCGAAAGACGACTCCCGCTTGATCATCCAGGGAGCCGAGCAATGA
- the hflK gene encoding protease modulator HflK: MQVDLEADGASVEGLPRFQQGQFHARRLRQAGISLTVLAVAGWVLALFVALFAPLSIWPVVLINCASALLLLVAGLQSAWWVADWRAQALEEPAVEVPLEDPGRYARFMLRFAKQIGAPVLWLGGWSLLALISVVEFWNLGLPAAPVGQSASIGAALALALAFGLLVFERRLAQETTAQWPEAAQLAQLSRVAIVCLVLSAICLLFAGAESVWPLRLAVLIGLLPALVSLEFVLRAMLSLFSPRQPRLEPRLMAQSFIAGLLRWPPQPLLALQHELHNRFGIDLRQIWAFTYMRRAFLPVLLVVLAVGWALTGVHEVPLQGRGIYERFGKPVEVFGPGLHAGLPWPLGRVISVENGVVHELATSVSDAATPELAPAEGPAPLIANRLWDASHVNDKSQVIASSSGDKQSFQIVNMDVRFVYRIGLTDQAALAATYNSANVPSLIRSTASRILVHDFASRTLDELLGEQRTSLADEIGRAVQADLQRLDSGVEILATVVEAIHPPAGAANAYHGVQAAQIGAQALISRERGAASEQTNQALLQASTARDQATATAREVNAGAQAANLRFAAEQKAYATAGQAFVLEQYLGQLSQGLAHAKLLILDHRLGADGAPTIDLRSFTLPADPSQPRKAVQ; this comes from the coding sequence ATGCAAGTGGATCTGGAAGCTGACGGCGCTTCGGTAGAAGGCCTTCCGCGTTTTCAACAAGGGCAGTTCCATGCCCGTCGATTGCGCCAGGCCGGTATCAGCCTGACGGTGCTGGCTGTTGCCGGTTGGGTGCTGGCGCTGTTTGTCGCGCTGTTTGCGCCGCTGTCGATCTGGCCGGTGGTGTTGATCAACTGCGCATCGGCGTTGCTGTTGCTGGTGGCCGGGCTGCAGTCGGCGTGGTGGGTGGCGGATTGGCGCGCCCAAGCGTTGGAAGAACCTGCGGTTGAAGTGCCGCTTGAAGACCCGGGCCGCTATGCACGCTTTATGCTGCGTTTTGCCAAGCAGATCGGCGCACCCGTGTTGTGGCTTGGTGGCTGGTCGTTGCTGGCGCTGATCAGCGTTGTCGAGTTCTGGAACCTGGGGTTGCCTGCCGCACCGGTCGGCCAGTCGGCCAGCATTGGCGCAGCGCTGGCGTTGGCTTTGGCGTTTGGCTTGCTGGTATTTGAACGCCGCCTGGCCCAGGAAACCACCGCGCAATGGCCCGAAGCCGCGCAACTGGCGCAGTTGAGCCGGGTGGCGATTGTGTGCCTGGTGCTCAGTGCGATTTGCCTGCTGTTTGCCGGTGCCGAGTCCGTTTGGCCATTGCGCCTGGCGGTGTTGATCGGCCTGCTGCCGGCGCTGGTCTCGCTGGAGTTTGTGCTCAGGGCCATGTTGTCGCTGTTCAGCCCACGCCAGCCCCGCCTTGAACCGCGTCTGATGGCACAAAGCTTCATCGCCGGTCTGCTGCGCTGGCCGCCTCAACCCTTGCTCGCCTTGCAGCACGAATTGCACAACCGCTTCGGCATCGACCTGCGCCAGATCTGGGCGTTTACCTACATGCGCCGGGCGTTCCTGCCGGTGCTGCTGGTGGTGCTGGCGGTAGGTTGGGCGCTCACCGGCGTGCACGAAGTGCCCCTGCAAGGCCGTGGGATTTATGAGCGCTTCGGCAAGCCCGTCGAGGTGTTCGGCCCCGGTTTGCATGCTGGCTTGCCCTGGCCGTTGGGTCGTGTGATCAGCGTCGAGAACGGCGTGGTGCATGAGCTGGCCACCAGCGTCAGCGACGCTGCTACGCCAGAGTTGGCGCCGGCAGAAGGCCCGGCGCCGCTGATCGCCAACCGCTTGTGGGACGCCAGCCATGTGAACGACAAGTCCCAGGTGATCGCCAGCAGCAGTGGCGACAAGCAGAGCTTCCAGATCGTCAACATGGACGTGCGTTTCGTCTACCGCATCGGCCTCACCGACCAGGCTGCGCTCGCTGCCACCTATAACAGTGCCAATGTGCCGAGCCTGATCCGCAGCACCGCCAGCCGCATCCTGGTGCATGACTTTGCCTCGCGCACCCTCGACGAGCTGCTCGGCGAGCAACGTACGAGCCTGGCCGACGAAATCGGCCGCGCCGTGCAGGCCGACCTGCAAAGACTCGACAGCGGCGTGGAAATCCTCGCCACGGTGGTCGAGGCGATCCACCCACCGGCCGGCGCCGCCAACGCCTACCACGGCGTGCAAGCTGCGCAGATCGGCGCCCAGGCGCTGATCTCCCGCGAGCGCGGCGCGGCCAGTGAGCAAACCAACCAGGCCCTGCTGCAAGCCAGCACCGCACGCGACCAGGCCACGGCCACCGCCCGCGAAGTCAACGCTGGTGCCCAAGCCGCCAACCTGCGTTTTGCCGCCGAACAAAAGGCCTACGCCACCGCCGGCCAGGCGTTCGTGCTGGAACAGTACCTGGGTCAACTCAGCCAGGGCCTGGCCCACGCCAAGCTGCTTATTCTGGATCACCGCCTGGGCGCCGATGGCGCACCAACGATCGATCTGCGTTCTTTTACCTTGCCGGCCGATCCTTCGCAGCCGCGTAAAGCCGTTCAATAA
- the bufA2 gene encoding BufA2 family periplasmic bufferin-type metallophore, translated as MNIKSAAAGAALAMAAATMFAGVVTQAQAADTAVHCYGINACKGQNDCKTKDHACKGQGACKGQGFKAMASADACTKAGGKVGE; from the coding sequence ATGAACATCAAATCCGCTGCTGCTGGTGCCGCTCTCGCTATGGCTGCCGCCACCATGTTTGCCGGTGTTGTGACTCAGGCCCAGGCCGCTGATACCGCTGTGCACTGCTACGGCATCAACGCGTGCAAAGGCCAGAACGACTGCAAAACCAAGGACCACGCCTGCAAAGGCCAGGGTGCTTGCAAAGGCCAGGGCTTCAAGGCGATGGCCAGTGCCGATGCCTGCACCAAGGCTGGCGGCAAAGTCGGCGAATAA
- a CDS encoding CDP-alcohol phosphatidyltransferase family protein: MISIYQLKPRFQNLLRPLVQRLYDNGTTANQITVLAGVISLLVGLLIASFATHLWLFALIPLWMILRMALNAIDGMLAREFGQQSRLGAYLNELCDVIADSALILPFALIPGVSLAPVLLVALLAVFSEYAGVLGPMVGASRRYDGPMGKSDRAFVLGVLATGVALGWLGAGWVDAVMWLVAALLAYTLVNRVRQGLKEQQETSPIA, translated from the coding sequence ATGATTTCGATCTATCAGCTCAAACCGCGTTTTCAAAACCTGCTGCGCCCACTGGTGCAGCGCCTCTACGACAATGGCACCACCGCCAACCAGATCACTGTCTTGGCCGGCGTGATTTCGCTGCTGGTCGGCCTGCTGATCGCCAGCTTCGCCACCCACCTGTGGCTGTTCGCGCTGATTCCGCTGTGGATGATCCTGCGCATGGCCCTCAACGCCATCGACGGCATGCTCGCCCGGGAATTCGGCCAGCAGTCGCGTCTGGGCGCCTACCTCAATGAACTGTGCGACGTGATCGCCGACAGCGCGCTGATCCTGCCGTTTGCGCTGATCCCCGGTGTGAGCCTGGCGCCGGTGCTGCTGGTGGCGCTGCTGGCGGTGTTCAGCGAGTACGCCGGTGTGCTCGGGCCGATGGTCGGTGCATCGCGCCGCTATGACGGGCCGATGGGCAAAAGTGATCGTGCCTTTGTACTCGGCGTATTGGCCACCGGTGTGGCACTGGGCTGGCTGGGCGCCGGCTGGGTCGACGCGGTGATGTGGCTGGTGGCCGCCCTGCTCGCCTACACCCTGGTCAACCGGGTGCGCCAGGGCCTTAAAGAACAACAAGAAACCTCACCGATTGCATAA
- a CDS encoding bifunctional alpha/beta hydrolase/class I SAM-dependent methyltransferase, whose amino-acid sequence MREQQQHTFSTHDGVELFYRHWPATENTGQRQAIVLFHRGHEHSGRIAHLVDELNLPQFDFFAWDARGHGQSPGERGDSPSFATSARDVQTFCDHIGATYGIEEENFAVIAQSVGAVIAATWVHDYAPKIRALVLASPAFKVKLYVPFARPGLALMRKFRGNFFVNSYVKAKFLSHDPERVASYDSDPLITKAISVNVLLGLYEAADRVVADAQAIQVPTQLLVSGSDFVVHRKPQQQFFDRLGSLKKELHILPGFFHDTLGERDRASAVSSARRFILQNFEHPLDRASLLDADKLGATCAESEALAAPLPRNSLRDLYWRMTRASMGLGKNLSDGVKLGFDTGFDSGSTLDYVYRNTPTGKGGLGRMVDTNYLNSIGWRGIRQRKLNVEELLRLAMARLRGEDREVRIVDIAAGHGRYILEALQGVSPLPESILLRDYSDINVRDGGALIREKGLGDIAQFVKGDAFDRQDLAALDPKPTLAVVSGLYELFADNGMVGGSLAGLAEAVEPGGYLVYTGQPWHPQLELIARALTSHRQGQAWVMRRRSQAEMDQLVEAAGFRKITQRVDEWGIFTVSLAQKI is encoded by the coding sequence ATGCGCGAACAGCAGCAGCACACCTTCAGTACCCATGATGGCGTCGAGCTTTTTTATCGGCACTGGCCGGCCACCGAGAACACCGGCCAGCGCCAGGCCATCGTGCTGTTCCATCGCGGCCATGAGCACTCAGGGCGTATCGCCCACCTGGTGGATGAGCTGAACCTGCCGCAATTCGACTTCTTCGCCTGGGACGCCCGTGGCCACGGCCAGTCTCCCGGCGAGCGCGGTGACAGCCCCAGCTTCGCCACCAGCGCCCGCGATGTGCAGACCTTCTGCGACCACATCGGCGCCACGTATGGCATCGAGGAAGAAAACTTCGCCGTCATCGCGCAAAGCGTCGGCGCGGTGATCGCGGCGACCTGGGTGCACGACTACGCGCCGAAAATCCGTGCCCTGGTGCTCGCCTCGCCGGCGTTCAAGGTCAAGCTCTACGTGCCGTTCGCCCGACCGGGCCTGGCGTTGATGCGCAAGTTTCGCGGCAACTTTTTCGTCAACAGCTACGTCAAGGCCAAGTTCCTCAGCCATGACCCGGAACGCGTGGCGTCCTACGACAGCGATCCGCTGATTACCAAGGCGATCTCGGTGAATGTGCTGCTGGGCCTGTATGAAGCGGCCGACCGTGTGGTCGCCGATGCCCAGGCGATCCAGGTGCCTACCCAGTTGCTGGTCTCCGGCTCCGACTTCGTGGTGCACCGCAAACCCCAGCAGCAGTTCTTCGACCGCTTGGGCAGCTTGAAAAAAGAGCTGCACATCCTCCCCGGTTTCTTCCACGACACCCTCGGCGAACGTGATCGCGCCAGCGCCGTGAGCAGCGCCCGGCGCTTCATCCTGCAGAACTTCGAACACCCGCTGGATCGCGCTTCGTTGCTGGACGCCGACAAACTCGGCGCCACCTGCGCCGAGTCCGAAGCCCTTGCCGCACCGCTGCCGCGCAACTCCCTGCGCGACCTCTACTGGCGCATGACCCGCGCCAGCATGGGCCTGGGCAAGAACCTGTCGGACGGGGTGAAACTGGGCTTCGACACCGGTTTCGACTCCGGCAGCACCCTGGACTACGTGTACCGCAACACGCCCACCGGCAAGGGTGGGCTGGGGCGGATGGTCGACACCAATTACCTCAACTCCATCGGCTGGCGCGGTATTCGCCAGCGCAAGCTGAATGTGGAGGAACTGCTGCGCCTGGCCATGGCCAGGTTGCGCGGTGAAGATCGTGAAGTGCGCATCGTCGATATCGCCGCCGGCCACGGTCGCTACATCCTGGAAGCCTTGCAGGGCGTGTCGCCACTGCCGGAATCGATCCTGCTGCGCGACTACAGCGACATCAACGTGCGCGACGGTGGCGCGTTGATTCGCGAGAAGGGTTTGGGGGATATCGCGCAGTTCGTCAAAGGTGATGCGTTCGACCGCCAGGACCTGGCGGCACTCGACCCCAAGCCGACCCTGGCGGTGGTGTCCGGGCTGTATGAGTTGTTTGCCGATAACGGCATGGTCGGCGGTTCGCTGGCCGGGCTGGCCGAAGCGGTGGAACCGGGCGGTTACCTGGTCTACACCGGCCAACCGTGGCACCCGCAGTTGGAATTGATCGCCCGCGCCCTGACCAGCCACCGCCAGGGCCAGGCCTGGGTGATGCGCCGGCGCAGCCAGGCGGAAATGGATCAATTGGTGGAAGCGGCTGGTTTCCGCAAGATCACCCAGCGTGTGGATGAGTGGGGCATTTTCACCGTGTCCCTGGCACAGAAGATCTGA
- a CDS encoding HvfC/BufC N-terminal domain-containing protein — protein MRLTDWQLAFEQHLLSETPVANSGFAATLLGGPTLDVDTGLAIYHNAYISRLQDVLRHDYSAILYWLGDDEFAALTEAYVRRYPSAHYSLRWLGERFPAFILEHLVAEQSAPLAELARLEWAFTLAFDAPQGKPLTLHDMASLAPEDWPGLQVTLAPSVQQVLCDFNTVAIWRASKDESDFPHSQALDPAHICLVWRHQNVCQYRSLEPAEICALAGMVTTGWSFSELCAELAVTYAEGAPLQAVTWLKQWVQDGLLERRAP, from the coding sequence ATGCGCCTGACCGATTGGCAGTTGGCCTTTGAACAGCACCTGTTATCCGAAACACCCGTGGCCAACAGTGGCTTCGCCGCGACCCTGCTGGGCGGGCCGACGCTGGATGTGGACACGGGCCTGGCGATTTATCACAACGCCTATATCTCGCGATTGCAGGACGTCTTGCGGCATGACTACAGCGCCATTCTTTATTGGCTGGGGGATGACGAGTTCGCAGCACTGACCGAAGCCTACGTGCGCCGCTACCCTTCGGCCCATTACAGCCTGCGCTGGCTGGGCGAACGTTTCCCGGCGTTTATCCTCGAGCATCTGGTGGCGGAGCAAAGTGCGCCGCTGGCGGAGCTGGCGCGGTTGGAGTGGGCGTTTACCCTGGCGTTTGATGCGCCGCAGGGCAAACCGCTGACCCTCCACGACATGGCAAGCCTGGCGCCTGAAGACTGGCCGGGCCTGCAAGTCACGCTGGCGCCCTCCGTGCAACAGGTCCTCTGCGACTTCAATACCGTGGCGATCTGGCGCGCCAGCAAGGACGAGTCTGACTTCCCCCACAGCCAGGCGCTGGACCCGGCGCACATCTGCCTGGTATGGCGGCACCAGAATGTGTGCCAGTACCGCAGCCTGGAACCTGCAGAAATCTGCGCCCTGGCGGGCATGGTGACCACCGGCTGGAGTTTTTCAGAACTGTGCGCCGAGCTGGCAGTCACTTATGCAGAGGGTGCCCCATTGCAGGCCGTGACGTGGCTGAAACAGTGGGTCCAGGACGGTTTGCTCGAGCGCCGAGCCCCATAG
- a CDS encoding cation-translocating P-type ATPase — protein MSAPMLTSAEQRSAARQLTLAMLALGLLVLGLVWRWLAPDQSGVSQLLLGVASLLVAVPVMRSAWYSLRFPSLHGITDQLIALAMLGAWATGDLLTAALLPIIMIFGHVLEERSVIGSQEAIHALGKLTRSHARLVQADGSIQEVDNGTLNTGDIVEVRAGDRVPADGVVLSGQASLDTAPITGESVPLEASMGVQVFGGAINLDGLLRLQVTRTGHESTLGKVIALMQNAERSKPPITRLLERYAGSYMVLVLLLAAVTWFVTNDAQAMLAVLVAACPCALVLSAPATAIAGIAVAARHGILIRSSAFLEELADLTSLVVDKTGTLTFGTLRLQSIETTAPDRQVLLNLAASLGSASSHPVSRALAGLATQEQMLALTDIRERQGLGVVAHTDQGEAALGRPELFEQLGIETTAVPNHDGPIAGLALNGQFLAWLLLADSVKPEARQALQELRDLGLGRQLLLTGDRQSVADSLALDVGISDVEAQALPEDKLNRVLGEIGSGFRPMVVGDGINDSLALKAGVVGVAMGAGGADIALASADVVLIGSDLRRLGTCVRLSRQCRQTLQVNVIIGLGWTLAIVIFAAFGWLGAAGAMIAAVLHNLSTLLVLGNAGRLLRFQEPLLKLEE, from the coding sequence ATGAGCGCACCCATGCTGACCTCCGCCGAGCAGCGCAGTGCTGCCCGGCAATTGACCCTGGCCATGCTGGCCCTGGGGTTGCTGGTGCTGGGCCTGGTGTGGCGCTGGCTGGCGCCGGACCAGAGCGGCGTGAGCCAGTTGCTGCTGGGTGTCGCGTCGCTGTTGGTGGCGGTGCCGGTGATGCGTTCGGCCTGGTACAGCCTGCGCTTCCCGAGCCTGCACGGTATCACCGACCAGTTGATCGCCCTGGCCATGCTGGGCGCCTGGGCTACGGGTGACCTGCTGACCGCCGCGTTGCTGCCGATCATCATGATTTTTGGCCATGTGCTGGAAGAACGCAGCGTGATCGGTTCCCAGGAGGCGATCCATGCCCTGGGCAAGTTGACCCGCAGCCATGCGCGTTTGGTGCAGGCCGATGGCAGCATCCAGGAAGTGGACAACGGCACGCTGAATACCGGTGACATCGTCGAGGTACGCGCCGGCGACCGCGTGCCGGCGGATGGCGTGGTGCTGTCGGGCCAGGCGAGCCTGGACACGGCGCCGATTACCGGTGAGTCGGTGCCGCTGGAAGCCAGCATGGGTGTGCAGGTGTTTGGTGGGGCGATCAACCTCGATGGCTTGCTGCGCCTGCAAGTGACCCGCACCGGTCACGAATCTACCCTGGGCAAAGTCATCGCGCTGATGCAGAACGCCGAGCGCTCCAAGCCGCCGATCACGCGGCTGCTGGAGCGGTATGCTGGCAGTTATATGGTGCTGGTGTTGTTGCTGGCGGCGGTGACCTGGTTTGTGACCAATGACGCCCAGGCGATGCTCGCCGTGCTGGTGGCGGCGTGCCCATGTGCGTTGGTGCTGTCGGCACCGGCCACCGCGATTGCCGGGATTGCCGTGGCGGCGCGGCATGGGATTCTGATTCGCAGTTCGGCGTTCCTCGAAGAGCTGGCGGACCTGACCTCGCTGGTGGTCGACAAGACCGGCACCCTGACCTTTGGCACCTTGCGCCTGCAATCGATTGAAACCACGGCGCCGGATCGGCAGGTGTTGTTGAACCTGGCGGCGAGCCTGGGCTCGGCCAGCAGCCACCCGGTCAGCCGGGCGTTGGCGGGGTTGGCGACGCAGGAACAAATGCTGGCGTTGACGGACATCCGCGAACGCCAGGGCCTCGGCGTGGTGGCGCACACCGATCAGGGCGAAGCGGCCTTGGGCAGGCCAGAGTTGTTCGAGCAGTTGGGCATCGAGACCACCGCCGTGCCGAACCACGATGGCCCTATCGCCGGGCTGGCGTTGAACGGTCAGTTCCTGGCCTGGCTGCTGCTGGCCGATAGCGTCAAGCCGGAGGCCCGCCAAGCCCTGCAAGAGCTGCGTGACCTCGGCCTTGGCCGCCAACTGTTGCTCACCGGCGACCGCCAGAGCGTGGCGGACAGCCTGGCGCTGGACGTGGGCATCAGCGATGTCGAAGCCCAGGCCCTGCCGGAAGACAAGCTTAACCGTGTGCTGGGTGAAATCGGCAGCGGCTTCCGGCCCATGGTGGTGGGCGATGGCATCAACGATTCGCTGGCGCTCAAGGCCGGAGTGGTCGGCGTGGCCATGGGCGCAGGCGGTGCGGACATCGCCCTGGCGTCAGCGGACGTGGTGTTGATCGGCAGCGACCTGCGGCGCCTGGGGACGTGCGTGCGCTTGAGCCGCCAGTGCCGGCAGACGCTGCAGGTCAACGTGATCATCGGTCTGGGCTGGACCTTGGCTATCGTGATATTCGCCGCGTTTGGCTGGTTGGGCGCTGCCGGGGCGATGATTGCGGCGGTGTTGCATAACCTCAGTACCTTGCTGGTACTGGGTAATGCCGGGCGTTTGCTGCGCTTTCAGGAACCCCTTTTGAAGCTTGAAGAATAA
- the bufB gene encoding MNIO family bufferin maturase — protein sequence MPASLSSLGYGLGLRSEYYQQILEQSPTVDWFEVISENYLVQGGKALYYLDAIAERYPLVMHGVSLSIGGPHALDTDYLKQIKQLAERIQPAWVSDHLCWSRGSAHQLHDLLPLPYTEESLYHVAARVRQVQEVLERPLVLENVSSYVRSKADEFTEWEFLNALAHLSGCQLLLDVNNVYVSSRNHGFDAWTFIRNLPPHSIRQLHLAGHMDYGDYVVDTHDHPVCDPVWALYQQTLEHLGPVSTLLERDDHFPPFEELLTELSKARELGAMALARRPLCA from the coding sequence ATGCCTGCCTCCCTTTCAAGCCTCGGCTACGGCCTGGGTTTACGCAGTGAGTACTACCAGCAGATCCTCGAACAGTCGCCGACCGTGGACTGGTTCGAAGTGATCTCCGAGAATTACCTGGTCCAGGGCGGCAAAGCCTTGTACTACCTGGATGCGATAGCCGAGCGTTATCCCCTGGTGATGCATGGCGTGTCCCTGTCCATCGGCGGGCCGCATGCCCTCGATACCGACTACCTCAAGCAGATCAAACAGCTTGCCGAGCGCATCCAGCCAGCGTGGGTGTCCGATCACCTGTGCTGGAGCCGTGGCAGCGCCCATCAGTTGCATGACCTGCTACCGCTGCCTTACACCGAAGAAAGCCTCTACCACGTGGCCGCCCGGGTGCGCCAAGTGCAGGAGGTGTTGGAACGTCCGCTGGTGCTGGAAAACGTTTCCAGTTACGTGCGTTCCAAGGCCGATGAATTCACCGAGTGGGAATTCCTCAACGCCCTGGCCCACCTGTCGGGGTGCCAGTTGTTGCTGGACGTCAACAATGTGTACGTCAGCTCGCGCAATCATGGCTTCGATGCCTGGACGTTTATCCGCAACCTGCCGCCGCACAGCATCCGCCAGCTGCACCTGGCAGGGCACATGGACTACGGCGACTACGTGGTCGATACCCATGACCACCCTGTGTGTGATCCGGTGTGGGCGCTCTATCAACAAACGCTGGAGCACCTGGGGCCGGTGTCGACGCTGCTGGAGCGGGACGATCATTTCCCACCCTTCGAAGAGTTGCTCACCGAGCTGAGCAAGGCCCGTGAACTGGGGGCCATGGCGTTGGCCAGGAGACCGTTATGCGCCTGA
- the hflC gene encoding protease modulator HflC, with protein MSAHSHDHGHHHGHHHHHHHADEHAAGPFPWRRMALAVLLVLFAAAAASLVQVRSGEATVITRFGNPARVLLEPGLGWRWPAPFEAAIPVDLRLRTTSSGLQDVGTRDGLRIIVQAYVAWQVQGDADNVQRFMRAVQNQPDEAARQIRTFVGSALETTAASFDLSSLINTDASQVRIADFEAQLRQQIDQQLLNTYGVRVVQVGIERLTLPSVTLTATVDRMRAERETIATERTAVGKREAAQIRSAAERDARIVQADATVKAADIEAQSRVEAAQIYGRAYAGNPQLYNLLRSLDTLGTVVTPGTKIILRTDAAPFRALVDGPKDIQP; from the coding sequence TTGAGCGCTCATTCTCACGATCACGGTCATCATCATGGCCATCACCACCACCATCATCACGCTGATGAGCACGCCGCCGGCCCATTCCCCTGGCGGCGCATGGCCTTGGCGGTGCTGCTGGTGCTGTTTGCGGCCGCGGCCGCCAGCCTGGTGCAGGTACGGTCCGGCGAGGCCACGGTGATTACCCGGTTCGGCAACCCGGCGCGGGTGCTTCTGGAGCCCGGCCTGGGCTGGCGTTGGCCGGCGCCGTTCGAGGCGGCGATCCCGGTGGACTTGCGCTTGCGCACCACTTCCAGCGGTTTGCAGGACGTGGGCACCCGCGATGGCCTGCGCATCATCGTGCAGGCCTACGTGGCGTGGCAGGTGCAGGGCGATGCGGATAATGTGCAGCGCTTCATGCGCGCGGTGCAGAACCAGCCGGATGAAGCGGCGCGGCAGATCCGTACCTTTGTCGGCTCGGCGCTGGAAACCACGGCGGCCAGCTTCGACCTGTCGAGCCTGATCAACACCGATGCCAGCCAGGTGCGCATCGCTGATTTTGAAGCACAACTGCGTCAGCAGATTGATCAACAATTGCTCAATACCTACGGCGTGCGCGTCGTTCAAGTCGGGATCGAACGGCTGACGCTGCCGTCGGTCACGTTGACGGCCACCGTCGATCGGATGCGCGCCGAGCGTGAAACCATCGCCACCGAACGCACCGCCGTGGGCAAGCGCGAGGCGGCGCAGATCCGCTCTGCCGCCGAACGCGATGCGCGCATCGTGCAGGCCGACGCCACGGTGAAAGCCGCCGACATCGAAGCGCAATCCCGGGTCGAAGCCGCGCAGATCTATGGCCGCGCCTACGCCGGCAATCCCCAGCTATATAACCTGCTGCGCTCGCTGGATACCTTGGGCACCGTGGTCACGCCGGGCACCAAGATCATCCTGCGCACCGACGCTGCGCCGTTCCGCGCGTTGGTAGACGGGCCGAAGGACATCCAGCCATGA